The genomic stretch CATTCGATCCAAAGGTGCTTGTTTATCGTCTAGAGAGTATAACGTTTGGCGGGGTTCATTTCATTCAATAAGCGCCAGAAAAAATCGATCCCAGCGCTGCCGCCGCAGGTCCTTCGAGGCGATGTTACAATCGGCGGCTATGGCTTTTATCGAGTACGTCCGCTGCCGGGATTGGAAGCTCGACCCTGACAACATCCTGCGCATCCATGGCGTCAATCCCAAGGTCCTGCGCAGCCACTATCGGCTTTACAAGTCGATCATGCATGAGGACTCCCCGCTCAGCCGCCTGCAGCGCGAGATGATGGCGGTGGTGGTTTCGGCCGCCAACGACTGCCACTACTGAGTGCAGCACCACGGGGCGTGGCTCCGTGAACTGAGCGGCGACGAGGAGTTGTTCAAGACCGTCTCGGGCGATGATCCGCTCTCGGCCCAGGTGTCGTCCGCCGACAAGGCTCTGATCGCCTTCGCCCTCAAGCTGACCCGGCATCCCGCCTCCATCGCCGAGGAGGACATCGAGCAACTGCGCCGTCACGGATTCGATGAGCGGGCCATACACGACGCCGTCCAGGTGGTTTCTTACTTCGCCTACGTCAACCGGGTGGCCGACGGACTGGGAGTTGAGCTGGAAGAGCGGTTTCTGGAAGAGGGTTGAATGACCAAGTACGCGGCGCTAAGCGACACCGGACGCAAGCGGTCGAGCAACCAGGACGCCTGGTTCGCCGATGTCGAGCGCGGACTCTTTCTGCTGGCCGACGGCATGGGAGGGCACGCCGCCGGCGAAGTGGCCGCCGAATTGACCGTCCGCACCTTCAAGGAATTCGCTTCCCT from Acidobacteriota bacterium encodes the following:
- a CDS encoding peroxidase: MFKTVSGDDPLSAQVSSADKALIAFALKLTRHPASIAEEDIEQLRRHGFDERAIHDAVQVVSYFAYVNRVADGLGVELEERFLEEG